GTTAACATGAGTCTTGTGTGGGCATATGAGTGATATCCCCCCCGTTGCGATTTTTGGCTTTATCAGGCCGCATACCACGGCGCAGGTCTTCGCGCGTGTCCGTGAGGCTCGACCGAAGCGGCTGTTTCTCTGCCTGGACGCGCCGCGCCCGGAGCGTCCTGATGATTTGCCGAAATATCAGGAGGTGCGCGCGATCTTCGATCAGGTGGACTGGCCCTGCGAGGTGGCGCGGAATTATGCGGACTTGAATATGGGATGCAGGCGGCGGATGGGGTCGGGTATCTCCTGGGTGTTCGAGCAGGTGGAGGAGGCGATCCTGCTGGAGGATGACTGTGTGCCCGCTCCGACGTTCTTTCCGTTCTGTACAGAGCTGCTTGAGCGTTATCGTAGCGACATGCGGGTCGGGATGATCGCGGGGCATATCGAGCACCTGTTGCCGATCAAGAAGGACACCAGTTACTATTTTGACCGGATGCCGACGATCTGGGGGTGGGCGACCTGGCGGCGTGCGTGGGCGCGTTTCGATGCCGAGCTTTCGGACTGGCCGCGGTTACGCGACACGTCCTTTCTTGAAACGGTCTTTCCTGGGAAACGCGGGCGGCGGCGTGTGGCCAGCTACTTTGAGGCAGTCCATGCCGGAAAGGCCAACTCATGGGCGACGGCCTGGTGGCTGACCTGCCTGCGCGAGAGCTACCTGTGTGCGCATCCGAGCGTGAACCAGGTCACAAACATCGGTTTCGGTAGCGATTCGGCCCATAACGCGCGCCGTTCATGCTGGCACAATCAGCCGGTACCCCCCATGGCTTTTCCTCTCATCCATCCGCGTGAGGTCGCGCCGGATCTGGCTGAGGAGCGTCGGCTGGTCAACTATTTCTATGGCGGGATGTCGTTGCCGGAGCGGGCCGTACGCCGAGGGCTGCGCATGGTCGGCAGTGCGTGGCGACAGGCCCTGCGGAGCTGAGGCCATGAACGTCCTCTTTCTCTCACAGGCGCGGCAGATCGAAGATCAGGGGAGCTACCACCGTGCGTTTATGGAACTGCATGCACGGGGCCGGATTGCGTCTTACCGCAACATCCCTTATCTTGGGGTGGCGCGCGAGCGGGGCTGGCCGCAGCTCTGGCGGGATGTAATCGGACATTGTTCCGATGTGCCGACGGATCTCGTGTTCTTTCAGTTTTACCACGGAGGGGGCGTCGAAAGCGCGGCTGCCTGTGTGCATCAGCTCAGGGCGTTGAAGCACGTTCCGTTGGTGGCGGTCAGCAGCGGCGATCTGTTTT
This window of the Lentisphaerota bacterium genome carries:
- a CDS encoding glycosyltransferase family 2 protein, whose protein sequence is MSDIPPVAIFGFIRPHTTAQVFARVREARPKRLFLCLDAPRPERPDDLPKYQEVRAIFDQVDWPCEVARNYADLNMGCRRRMGSGISWVFEQVEEAILLEDDCVPAPTFFPFCTELLERYRSDMRVGMIAGHIEHLLPIKKDTSYYFDRMPTIWGWATWRRAWARFDAELSDWPRLRDTSFLETVFPGKRGRRRVASYFEAVHAGKANSWATAWWLTCLRESYLCAHPSVNQVTNIGFGSDSAHNARRSCWHNQPVPPMAFPLIHPREVAPDLAEERRLVNYFYGGMSLPERAVRRGLRMVGSAWRQALRS